From the Acidilutibacter cellobiosedens genome, one window contains:
- a CDS encoding ABC transporter ATP-binding protein, translated as MAKTMKYEKPKNIRKTMAFLWGYMKKHKGPLMIILVLVIINALTNVFGTYMIKPIINDYIIPGDMKGLIKILIFTGIIYFAGVVSTHGYTQLMVKVAQKIIQEIRDDLFSKVQTLPLKFFDAKTHGELMSRFTNDIDTVAEALNNSFTVVIKNFVTIVATFIILLILNYKLSTIVLTSFFCMFIFLRYSGKKSHTYFSHQQKYMGSLNGFLEEMVSGQKVVKVFNHEDKNFKEFCTHNENLREAATGALTYSGMLVPIVVSISYFNYAISACVGAFLAISGQIDLGSLSSYLVYVRQTSMPINQFSQQLNFILAALSGAERISEIMDETPEIDKGTVTLVNTTVDSEGVLKENSSRTGNWAWKCPNTKGGFNLIPLKGDVRFHDVVFSYEPGHPILNGINLYAKPGQKIAFVGSTGAGKTTIANLINRFYDVDSGSITYDGIDVRKIKKDDVRHSIAVVLQDTHLFSGTIIDNIRYGNQDADRQQVIEAAKLANADSFIRRLPEGYDTMLSEDGTNLSQGQRQLIAIARAAVLDPPVLILDEATSSIDTHTEKLIEDGMDRLMENRTVFVIAHRLSTVRNAKAIIVLENGTILERGDHEELIAQKGRYYQLCTGKFELS; from the coding sequence ATGGCAAAAACTATGAAGTACGAAAAGCCGAAAAATATTCGTAAAACAATGGCGTTTCTTTGGGGTTATATGAAAAAACATAAAGGCCCTCTTATGATTATCCTTGTATTGGTTATAATAAATGCTCTGACCAATGTCTTTGGGACATACATGATTAAACCTATTATAAATGACTATATTATTCCGGGGGATATGAAAGGTCTCATTAAAATTCTTATTTTCACCGGGATTATATATTTTGCCGGTGTAGTCTCAACCCATGGATACACTCAGTTGATGGTAAAAGTGGCACAAAAAATTATTCAGGAAATCCGTGATGACCTTTTTTCCAAGGTACAAACCCTGCCTTTAAAATTTTTCGATGCAAAAACTCATGGTGAATTGATGAGTCGTTTTACCAACGATATAGATACGGTTGCAGAAGCTTTAAACAACAGCTTTACCGTAGTCATAAAAAATTTTGTTACTATAGTAGCTACATTTATAATACTCCTGATTTTAAACTATAAATTGTCGACTATTGTATTAACATCATTTTTTTGTATGTTTATTTTTCTCAGATACAGCGGAAAAAAGAGCCATACCTATTTTTCTCATCAGCAAAAATATATGGGCAGTTTAAATGGGTTCCTTGAAGAAATGGTAAGCGGACAAAAGGTAGTCAAAGTTTTTAATCATGAGGATAAAAATTTCAAAGAATTTTGCACACATAATGAAAATCTGAGAGAAGCTGCCACAGGAGCATTAACCTATTCCGGGATGTTAGTTCCGATAGTTGTAAGTATTTCATATTTCAACTATGCTATTTCCGCATGTGTAGGTGCGTTTTTAGCTATTTCCGGACAAATAGACCTTGGAAGTTTGTCTTCCTACCTTGTTTATGTACGCCAAACTTCAATGCCTATAAATCAATTTTCTCAACAGCTTAACTTTATTCTTGCGGCTCTTTCCGGTGCGGAACGCATTTCTGAAATTATGGATGAAACCCCGGAAATAGATAAAGGAACAGTTACCTTGGTCAATACAACTGTAGATTCCGAAGGAGTCCTGAAAGAAAACAGCAGTAGAACTGGAAATTGGGCATGGAAATGTCCAAATACCAAAGGCGGATTTAACCTCATACCTCTAAAAGGAGATGTACGTTTCCATGACGTAGTATTCAGTTATGAACCCGGACACCCTATTCTCAACGGAATAAACCTTTATGCAAAACCAGGGCAAAAAATCGCCTTTGTAGGTTCCACCGGTGCCGGAAAAACAACAATCGCGAATCTTATCAATCGATTCTATGATGTGGATTCCGGAAGTATTACTTACGACGGTATCGATGTTCGTAAAATCAAAAAAGATGATGTGCGTCATTCCATAGCAGTTGTCCTTCAGGATACTCATTTGTTTTCCGGAACTATTATAGATAATATACGATACGGAAATCAGGATGCCGACAGACAACAGGTAATAGAAGCGGCAAAACTGGCTAATGCGGATTCATTCATCAGGCGTCTGCCCGAAGGCTATGACACAATGTTATCAGAAGATGGAACAAACTTAAGTCAAGGCCAGCGTCAGTTGATTGCTATTGCCAGGGCTGCAGTTTTAGATCCTCCCGTACTAATTCTTGATGAAGCTACGAGTTCTATAGATACCCATACAGAAAAACTAATTGAAGACGGAATGGATCGTCTGATGGAAAACAGGACAGTTTTTGTAATTGCTCATAGGCTTTCTACCGTAAGAAATGCAAAAGCAATTATTGTTCTTGAAAATGGTACAATTCTTGAACGGGGAGATCATGAAGAACTTATCGCACAAAAAGGCCGTTATTATCAGTTGTGTACAGGTAAATTTGAATTATCCTAA
- the asnB gene encoding asparagine synthase (glutamine-hydrolyzing), producing MCSICGYVDFNKKIDPKYIMEMNSSLSHRGPDQNGIAFGFDWCFGHNRLAVIDVEKGIQPMISEKNGYKYTIIYNGELYNSLELKNELLSLGHTFKTDCDTEVVLHAYMEWEEESPKRLNGIFAYGIYDELNHQVFLARDRLGVKPLFYSQKDSTVIFSSEIKAILKYEGMKAEIDRKGFMEVACLLPTRVPGSGVFKGINELEPASFMIIKKDKLIIQKYWEIEPKRNTHTYSEAVVYLRELLRDTVRRQIVSDVPLCTLLSGGLDSSTITCIASEELSKRNEILRTYSFDYEENNIYFKPNSFQPDSDNNYSLEVSKYSKTVHKVLTAPLNTVIDLLYEAVDKRDMPGMADIDSSLMYFCGEIKKNHTVALSGECADEIFGGYPWFHKEGVMSKNIFPWIYSLKDKIELFSPDIINLEESTSYVNSIYEKSVSSCPVIEGENYRDREKTIICWLNLNWFMVSLLERKDRMSMGRSLEVRVPFADHRIVEYVFSLPWSYKYKDNQPKSILRDAAKGIVPLSVVNRKKSPYPKTVSPNYASKVKSILDERLNHKDCILRDIINIKKLSQILESNTPWFGQLMSGPQFMAWLIQLDYWIEKYGINLIK from the coding sequence ATGTGTTCGATATGTGGATATGTGGATTTTAACAAAAAGATAGATCCTAAGTATATAATGGAAATGAATTCTTCTTTATCTCACAGAGGACCGGATCAAAATGGGATTGCTTTTGGATTTGATTGGTGTTTTGGACATAACAGACTTGCCGTTATAGATGTGGAAAAGGGAATCCAGCCTATGATTTCAGAGAAGAACGGATATAAGTATACTATTATATACAACGGGGAACTGTACAATTCCTTAGAATTAAAGAATGAGCTTCTTTCATTGGGACACACCTTTAAGACTGACTGTGATACGGAAGTGGTGCTTCATGCTTATATGGAATGGGAAGAAGAATCTCCGAAAAGACTTAACGGTATTTTTGCCTATGGAATTTATGACGAGTTGAACCATCAGGTTTTCCTGGCAAGAGATCGGCTAGGAGTGAAACCTCTTTTTTATTCTCAAAAAGATTCCACAGTAATTTTTAGTTCGGAAATAAAAGCAATATTAAAATATGAAGGAATGAAAGCCGAGATAGATAGAAAAGGGTTTATGGAAGTTGCTTGCCTTCTTCCAACTCGTGTGCCGGGCAGCGGAGTATTCAAAGGGATAAATGAATTGGAACCTGCTTCTTTTATGATTATTAAAAAAGATAAACTTATAATTCAAAAATATTGGGAAATAGAACCAAAACGAAATACCCATACTTATTCGGAAGCAGTTGTATATTTGAGAGAACTTTTGAGAGATACAGTGAGACGGCAAATAGTTTCGGATGTTCCTCTCTGCACTCTCTTATCGGGAGGGCTTGATTCCAGTACAATTACATGTATTGCATCAGAGGAATTGTCAAAGAGAAATGAAATCTTAAGGACTTATTCCTTTGATTATGAAGAAAACAATATATATTTTAAACCTAATTCTTTTCAACCGGACAGCGATAATAATTATTCCTTGGAAGTATCAAAATATTCTAAAACCGTTCATAAAGTTCTAACAGCACCTTTAAATACAGTTATAGATCTTCTCTATGAAGCGGTAGATAAAAGGGATATGCCGGGCATGGCTGATATAGATTCTTCCCTGATGTATTTTTGCGGTGAAATAAAGAAAAACCACACTGTGGCTCTTTCAGGAGAATGTGCGGATGAAATATTTGGCGGATATCCTTGGTTTCATAAGGAAGGAGTAATGAGCAAAAATATTTTCCCGTGGATATATTCTCTTAAGGACAAAATAGAATTGTTTTCTCCGGATATAATAAATTTAGAGGAATCCACATCTTATGTAAATAGTATATATGAGAAAAGTGTGTCATCTTGTCCGGTAATTGAAGGGGAAAATTATAGAGATAGAGAAAAAACCATAATATGTTGGTTGAATTTAAATTGGTTCATGGTTTCTTTATTGGAAAGAAAAGACAGAATGAGTATGGGCAGATCTCTGGAAGTAAGAGTACCCTTTGCAGACCATAGAATAGTCGAGTATGTTTTTTCCCTTCCTTGGAGCTATAAGTATAAGGACAATCAGCCTAAAAGTATCTTAAGGGATGCAGCTAAAGGGATAGTTCCTTTAAGTGTCGTGAATCGAAAGAAAAGTCCATATCCTAAAACGGTAAGCCCTAATTATGCCTCCAAAGTAAAATCTATTTTGGATGAGCGGTTAAATCATAAAGATTGTATATTGAGGGATATAATTAATATAAAAAAATTATCTCAGATATTGGAATCAAACACCCCATGGTTTGGCCAATTGATGTCTGGCCCCCAATTTATGGCTTGGCTTATTCAATTGGATTATTGGATAGAGAAATATGGAATAAATTTGATTAAATAG
- a CDS encoding phosphatase PAP2 family protein: MIIQHIDFSILNFIQFYLRSDFLDHVMIGISRLGNGEAISYSFPSGHAGSSFAVATVIKFINKKFAAFVIIFSILMAFSRLYLYVHFPSDVIAGILIGISCGLLAIKIYDKFYNFIKMQKL; encoded by the coding sequence ATGATTATACAACATATTGATTTTAGTATATTAAATTTTATTCAATTTTATCTTCGTTCTGATTTTTTGGATCATGTAATGATTGGAATTTCCAGACTTGGGAATGGGGAAGCTATAAGCTATTCTTTCCCGTCAGGCCATGCAGGGTCGTCTTTTGCTGTGGCAACGGTGATAAAATTCATTAATAAAAAATTTGCTGCATTTGTAATAATATTTTCAATACTTATGGCATTTTCGAGGTTATATTTATATGTTCATTTTCCGTCAGATGTTATTGCCGGAATATTGATTGGTATATCATGCGGTCTATTAGCGATAAAAATATATGATAAGTTTTATAATTTCATAAAGATGCAGAAATTATAG
- a CDS encoding AAA family ATPase, which produces MIEIPYEQYIREVELLSSNITSYNEYPFNLPAVRNLSVLNFHPNVTFIVGENGSGKSTLLEAIGVAYGFNPEGGTKNFNFSTADTHSDLYKYIKIVKGVKKPKGGFFLRAESFYNVATNVDELEKIDPGLIDYYGGRSLHRQSHGESFMALLMNRFRGNGIYILDEPEAALSPTRQMALISRMHQLVKENSQFIIATHSPIIMAYPNAKIYNIDFNYKEEKYTDTDHYKVTKEFLNNTSKMLNILLN; this is translated from the coding sequence ATGATCGAAATACCTTATGAACAATATATCAGGGAAGTGGAATTATTAAGTTCCAATATCACCTCATATAATGAATATCCATTTAATTTACCGGCAGTTAGGAACTTATCGGTTCTTAATTTTCATCCTAATGTAACGTTTATTGTCGGAGAAAATGGAAGCGGTAAATCTACTTTGTTAGAAGCAATAGGTGTTGCCTATGGATTTAATCCTGAAGGGGGAACGAAAAATTTTAATTTTTCCACTGCAGATACTCATTCAGACTTATATAAATATATAAAAATTGTTAAAGGAGTAAAAAAGCCTAAAGGCGGATTCTTTTTACGGGCAGAAAGCTTTTATAATGTAGCAACAAATGTCGATGAATTGGAGAAAATAGATCCGGGACTAATCGACTATTATGGAGGGCGTTCTTTGCACAGACAATCTCACGGCGAATCCTTTATGGCATTGTTGATGAACCGTTTCAGAGGTAATGGAATTTATATATTAGATGAGCCGGAGGCAGCATTATCTCCAACAAGGCAGATGGCTTTAATTTCGAGAATGCATCAATTGGTAAAGGAGAACTCCCAATTTATTATAGCTACTCATTCACCAATTATTATGGCATATCCTAATGCCAAGATATATAATATTGATTTTAATTATAAAGAAGAAAAATATACTGATACGGATCATTATAAAGTTACAAAGGAATTTCTTAATAATACATCAAAGATGCTGAATATACTGTTAAATTGA
- a CDS encoding SGNH/GDSL hydrolase family protein, with the protein MKLVCLGDSITYGYRVRRKESWVSLLSERSGISVVNKGIVGDTTSGMLSRFERDVLREKPTHVMIMGGSNDFVCEMPISIVKANIFSMVYQSYHYGILPLLGIPIPMVAEEAKKFFQFSDDFEKINSNIEEYRNWLINFSSLSQCKYLDLYSIFIDSKTESLKRDLYIDGIHPTKEGNLKISDYIMSVLKL; encoded by the coding sequence TTGAAATTGGTTTGTTTAGGCGATAGTATAACTTATGGTTACAGAGTAAGGAGAAAGGAATCCTGGGTATCATTATTATCTGAAAGATCAGGCATCTCTGTTGTTAATAAAGGGATTGTGGGAGATACCACTTCAGGCATGCTGTCAAGGTTTGAAAGAGATGTTCTAAGAGAAAAACCCACTCATGTGATGATAATGGGAGGGAGTAATGATTTTGTCTGTGAAATGCCTATTTCGATTGTTAAGGCCAACATTTTTTCTATGGTCTATCAATCATATCATTATGGAATATTGCCTTTATTGGGTATACCCATACCAATGGTTGCAGAAGAGGCAAAGAAGTTCTTCCAATTTAGTGATGACTTTGAAAAAATCAATTCAAATATAGAAGAATATAGAAATTGGCTGATAAATTTTTCTTCTTTGTCCCAATGTAAATATTTAGACCTTTATAGTATTTTTATTGACAGCAAAACTGAGAGTTTAAAAAGGGATCTATATATAGACGGCATACATCCGACTAAGGAGGGAAATTTGAAAATTTCCGATTATATAATGTCCGTTTTGAAACTGTAA
- a CDS encoding lipoate--protein ligase: MKYIENNSNDPHYNLALEEYVFKNLDIDEDYVILWINEPSIIVGKNQNTIEEINMDFVRKNNINVVRRITGGGAVYHDFGNLNFSIITKSGPLEKIDFKKYNVPIVNALKRIGIQCELSGRNDITINGKKFSGIAQSIIKGRVLNHGTLLFDSQLDVLTKALNVRAEKIESKGIKSVRKRVTNISPYMKEKITIFKFREILLNYIFEAEGQPVEIYSLTEDEKNGIQKLADKKYNTWDWNFGRSPEFNFKNYKKFDAGSVEVSLHAVDGKIQNIKIYGDFFGTEDIEKLENMLIGLKYDEYEVKERLKDVEINKFLGNISKDEFISCIFD, from the coding sequence ATGAAATATATAGAAAACAATTCGAATGATCCTCATTATAATCTTGCTTTAGAAGAATATGTATTTAAAAATTTGGATATAGATGAGGACTATGTAATATTGTGGATAAATGAGCCATCTATTATTGTAGGAAAAAATCAAAATACCATTGAAGAAATAAATATGGATTTTGTTAGGAAAAACAACATCAATGTAGTAAGAAGGATAACGGGAGGAGGAGCGGTATATCACGATTTCGGAAATTTAAACTTTTCTATTATTACCAAATCCGGACCTTTGGAAAAAATTGATTTTAAAAAATATAATGTTCCCATAGTAAATGCGTTAAAAAGAATTGGAATTCAATGTGAGCTTTCAGGAAGAAACGATATCACTATAAATGGGAAAAAATTTTCTGGAATAGCACAAAGTATAATAAAAGGCAGGGTGCTGAATCATGGTACTTTACTTTTTGATTCTCAGTTGGATGTTTTGACAAAGGCTTTAAATGTAAGAGCTGAAAAGATAGAGTCTAAAGGAATTAAATCCGTAAGAAAACGCGTGACAAATATAAGCCCCTATATGAAGGAAAAAATAACTATCTTTAAATTCAGAGAAATTCTTCTTAATTATATATTTGAAGCGGAAGGGCAGCCTGTGGAAATATATAGTCTTACTGAAGATGAAAAGAATGGTATTCAAAAACTGGCAGATAAAAAATACAACACATGGGATTGGAATTTTGGACGATCCCCTGAATTCAATTTTAAAAATTATAAGAAATTTGATGCTGGTTCTGTTGAAGTCTCTCTTCATGCGGTGGACGGAAAGATTCAAAATATTAAAATATACGGAGACTTTTTTGGAACGGAAGATATAGAAAAACTGGAAAATATGCTTATAGGTTTAAAATACGATGAATACGAAGTAAAAGAAAGGTTGAAAGATGTTGAGATAAATAAATTCTTAGGAAATATATCAAAGGATGAATTCATCTCTTGTATTTTCGATTAA
- a CDS encoding NAD(P)/FAD-dependent oxidoreductase, with translation MNEKYKYLIIGNGISCLSAIREIRKNDKEETIAVISKEPYLTYYRIKLTECISKDFKDEELLVNKQEWYDEKKVKVVLNKIAKKINVTESSIELDDGMKIFYEKLLLTVGSSPFFPPIIRKCEDGIFALRTIEDLRHIKEYFNHCKSITVIGGGLLGLEAAWSIKNLQKEVNVIEFSPFLLPNQLDEEISRKLERKLFDMGINIYLNSSCEEILGEDEVNGIKLKNNGEIHTDAVLFSTGVRSNLGLVRETDIDFDRGIKVDSHMRTNLKNIYAAGDAAQVDGKVLALWSAGNEQGKVAGANMSGGEREYTSAIPYTTLEIGDVSLFSAGNIKIYDDLYEFRDENNGIHHKLFSCDGKITGVILFGDIKGMNKFRKAVIDKEDVKKCLEDNVGFRKI, from the coding sequence ATGAATGAAAAGTATAAGTATTTAATAATAGGAAACGGAATCTCATGTTTGTCGGCAATAAGAGAAATAAGGAAGAATGATAAAGAGGAAACTATTGCTGTGATCTCAAAAGAACCATATCTTACATATTACAGAATTAAACTGACAGAATGTATAAGCAAAGATTTTAAAGATGAAGAACTTCTTGTCAATAAACAAGAATGGTATGATGAAAAGAAAGTGAAGGTTGTATTAAATAAAATTGCAAAGAAAATCAATGTAACTGAGTCGAGCATAGAATTAGACGACGGAATGAAAATTTTTTATGAAAAGCTGTTGTTAACTGTGGGAAGCAGTCCTTTTTTCCCTCCGATAATCCGAAAGTGTGAAGATGGAATTTTCGCTTTGAGGACAATAGAAGATCTGAGGCATATTAAGGAATATTTTAATCATTGTAAAAGTATTACTGTTATAGGAGGAGGACTTTTAGGTTTGGAAGCAGCATGGTCAATAAAAAATTTACAGAAAGAAGTAAACGTAATAGAGTTTTCTCCTTTTTTGCTTCCTAATCAATTAGATGAAGAGATATCTCGAAAGTTAGAAAGAAAATTGTTTGATATGGGCATCAATATATATTTAAATTCCTCTTGTGAAGAGATACTTGGAGAAGATGAGGTTAATGGGATTAAGTTAAAGAATAACGGAGAAATACATACGGATGCAGTGTTATTTTCAACTGGTGTAAGATCTAATCTGGGTTTGGTAAGGGAAACCGATATAGATTTTGACAGAGGTATAAAAGTTGATAGCCATATGAGAACAAATTTAAAAAATATTTATGCCGCAGGAGATGCAGCACAAGTAGATGGAAAGGTATTGGCTCTTTGGAGTGCCGGAAATGAGCAGGGAAAAGTTGCGGGGGCCAATATGTCGGGAGGAGAGAGAGAATATACTTCGGCGATTCCTTATACTACATTGGAGATAGGAGATGTTTCTTTATTTTCGGCAGGGAACATAAAAATTTATGATGATTTGTATGAATTTAGGGACGAAAATAACGGTATTCATCATAAACTTTTTTCATGTGACGGAAAAATAACAGGAGTTATTTTATTTGGAGATATAAAGGGAATGAATAAGTTTAGGAAAGCTGTTATAGATAAGGAGGATGTTAAAAAATGCTTAGAAGATAATGTTGGTTTCAGAAAAATATAA
- a CDS encoding ABC transporter substrate-binding protein, with protein MVRKFVFVAVIVFVTLVGVSCKKDDKAVLNVYNWGDYIDPDTIDEFEKEFNIDVNYDTFSTNEDMYVKIKSGGGNYDVLFPSDYMIEKMIKEDMLLELDMNNIPNYKNIDDKFKNLDFDPKNEYSVPYMWGTLGIIYNKKFVNEKIDSWNALWDEKYKGQILMLFSQRDSLTAAFRRLGYSINTKNPEELLKAKDELIKQKPLVYAYVGDEVKDLMIGEEANLAIVWSGDAAYMIKENNNLEYVVPKEGSNLWFDNVVIPKGSKHKKEAEEFINFLCRGDIAAKNAEYIGYSSPNKEGVKLLPKDIQNDKVAYPDEETINNCEIFTDLGDFVKEYDRIWTEIIGD; from the coding sequence ATAGTAAGAAAATTTGTATTTGTTGCCGTAATAGTTTTTGTGACTTTAGTAGGTGTTTCCTGTAAGAAAGATGATAAAGCTGTACTCAATGTTTATAACTGGGGAGATTATATTGATCCCGATACAATTGATGAATTTGAAAAGGAATTCAATATTGACGTTAATTATGATACCTTTTCTACCAATGAAGATATGTATGTAAAGATCAAATCCGGAGGAGGAAATTATGATGTGCTGTTTCCTTCGGACTATATGATTGAAAAGATGATTAAAGAAGATATGCTTTTGGAATTAGACATGAATAATATTCCCAACTATAAAAATATAGATGATAAATTTAAAAATTTAGATTTTGATCCGAAAAATGAATATTCGGTTCCTTATATGTGGGGAACTCTGGGAATTATATATAATAAAAAGTTTGTCAATGAAAAAATTGACAGCTGGAATGCTTTATGGGATGAAAAGTATAAAGGCCAGATACTTATGCTTTTCAGTCAAAGGGATTCTCTGACGGCTGCATTTAGAAGGCTCGGCTATTCTATAAATACCAAAAATCCCGAAGAACTTTTAAAGGCTAAAGATGAACTTATAAAGCAGAAACCATTGGTGTATGCATACGTAGGAGATGAAGTCAAAGACCTGATGATTGGAGAAGAAGCAAATTTAGCAATTGTTTGGTCTGGGGATGCGGCATATATGATAAAAGAAAATAACAATCTGGAATATGTGGTACCTAAAGAGGGTTCTAATTTGTGGTTTGATAATGTTGTGATACCTAAAGGAAGCAAACATAAGAAAGAGGCGGAAGAATTTATAAATTTTTTGTGCAGAGGGGATATAGCAGCAAAAAATGCCGAATATATCGGGTATTCTTCTCCCAACAAAGAGGGGGTGAAACTTTTACCTAAAGATATTCAAAATGATAAAGTAGCATATCCGGATGAAGAAACTATAAATAATTGTGAAATATTCACGGATCTCGGGGATTTTGTTAAAGAATATGACAGAATCTGGACTGAAATTATAGGTGACTAA
- a CDS encoding ABC transporter permease — protein sequence MVEKALKKFYVFLIFVFLYAPIIILIIFSFNNSKTLSKWDGFTFKWYLELFKDDEIMKSLYYTIVIACLSSVISTLIGIFAALSIHNMKGFKKKIILNINYLPVLNPDIVTAISFMTLFKFMSMNFGFMTMLLSHIAFNVPYVVLSILPKLKHMNKYLEEAAMDLGATPLYALRKVIIPEIMPGIITGGLLAFTLSIDDFVISFFNTGNGVTNLSITVYSMARRGIKPELNALSTIMFSTVLILLLLINKRNSKEDGGGLM from the coding sequence ATGGTAGAAAAGGCACTGAAAAAATTTTATGTATTCTTGATATTTGTATTTTTGTATGCTCCCATTATAATACTCATAATATTTTCCTTTAATAATTCCAAAACTTTAAGTAAATGGGATGGTTTTACTTTTAAGTGGTATTTGGAGTTATTCAAAGATGATGAAATAATGAAATCTTTATACTATACAATTGTAATTGCATGTCTTTCATCGGTGATTTCTACACTAATAGGGATATTTGCAGCTTTGAGTATACATAATATGAAAGGATTTAAAAAGAAAATTATCTTAAATATAAATTATTTGCCTGTTTTAAATCCGGATATAGTTACGGCCATATCCTTTATGACTTTATTTAAGTTTATGAGTATGAATTTTGGATTTATGACTATGCTTTTATCTCATATAGCCTTTAATGTTCCTTATGTAGTATTATCAATACTTCCTAAACTGAAACATATGAATAAATATTTAGAGGAGGCAGCAATGGATTTGGGGGCGACTCCTTTGTACGCTTTGAGAAAGGTTATAATTCCCGAAATAATGCCGGGGATTATAACAGGAGGGCTTTTGGCATTTACTTTATCTATTGACGATTTTGTTATCAGTTTTTTTAATACCGGTAACGGCGTTACTAATTTGAGCATTACCGTATATTCCATGGCAAGGAGGGGTATAAAGCCAGAGTTAAACGCACTTTCAACAATAATGTTTTCAACTGTTCTTATACTCCTTTTATTGATAAATAAAAGAAATTCAAAGGAAGATGGAGGTGGGTTAATGTGA
- a CDS encoding ABC transporter permease — protein sequence MKNKGLSYLYIFWMIMFTIIPLLLILLFSFTSGDIQNITELKFTLTNYKRFFDPVYIKILLKSINLALRSTVICLILGYPIALIISRENIKKRNAMILLFVLPMWMNFLLRTYAWRAILGKNGFINYIIQMLGFSSANLIYNDGAVILGMIYNFLPFMVLPIYSVLIKIDNNLIEAAEDLGANKFKTFLGVTFPLSVPGIMSGVTMVFMPAVSTFVISRLLGGGQYMLIGNLIEQQFLWVGDWNFGSAISIIMMLIILLSMGLTAVFDKNKDKEGGSLW from the coding sequence TTGAAAAACAAAGGGTTATCATATCTTTATATTTTTTGGATGATAATGTTTACGATAATTCCTCTGCTTCTTATTCTGTTATTTAGCTTTACTTCAGGTGATATACAAAATATAACCGAGCTTAAATTCACTCTTACAAATTATAAAAGATTCTTTGATCCTGTATATATAAAAATATTGTTAAAATCCATAAATTTAGCATTGAGGTCTACTGTTATTTGTTTGATTTTGGGATATCCTATAGCATTGATTATCTCAAGAGAAAATATAAAGAAAAGAAATGCAATGATTCTTCTATTTGTACTTCCTATGTGGATGAATTTTCTCTTGAGAACTTACGCATGGAGAGCTATTTTGGGTAAAAACGGATTTATAAATTATATAATTCAAATGCTGGGATTTTCATCCGCAAATCTGATATACAATGACGGAGCTGTTATCTTGGGAATGATATATAATTTTTTGCCCTTTATGGTTCTTCCTATTTATTCCGTACTTATAAAAATAGATAACAATTTAATTGAAGCGGCAGAGGACCTTGGAGCCAATAAATTTAAAACTTTTTTAGGAGTTACCTTTCCTTTAAGCGTACCGGGAATAATGTCCGGAGTAACTATGGTATTTATGCCGGCTGTCAGTACATTTGTAATATCAAGACTTCTGGGGGGAGGACAATATATGCTTATAGGGAATTTGATAGAGCAGCAGTTTTTATGGGTTGGAGACTGGAACTTCGGTTCGGCAATTTCCATTATAATGATGCTTATAATATTACTATCGATGGGATTGACAGCTGTATTTGACAAAAATAAAGATAAAGAAGGAGGGAGCTTATGGTAG